The Streptomyces laurentii genome contains a region encoding:
- a CDS encoding cysteine desulfurase, sufS subfamily (Cysteine desulfurase (SufS)-like. This family belongs to the pyridoxal phosphate (PLP)-dependent aspartateaminotransferase superfamily (fold I). The major groups in this CD correspond to cysteine desulfurase (SufS) and selenocysteine lyase. SufS...; cd06453;~Cysteine desulfurase, SufS subfamily [Streptomyces venezuelae ATCC10712];~Selenocysteine lyase/Cysteine desulfurase [Posttranslational modification, protein turnover, chaperones]; COG0520;~catalytic residue [active];~identified by MetaGeneAnnotator; putative;~pyridoxal 5'-phosphate binding pocket [chemical binding]), translating into MTSAHQGLTGLLDTEAIRKDFPLLDRLVHDDKKIVYLDSAATSQKPRQVLDALNAYYERHNANVHRGVYTVAEEATALYEGARDKVAAFINAPSRDEVIFTKNASESLNLVANMLGWADEPYRVDHETEIVITEMEHHSNIVPWQLLAQRTGAKLKWFGLTDEGRLDLSDIDELITEKTKVVSFTLVSNLLGTVNPVEAIVRRAQEVGALVCVDASQAAPHMVLDVQALQADFVAFTGHKMCGPTGIGVLWGRQELLEDLPPFLGGGEMIETVSMHSSTYAPAPHKFEAGTPPIAQAVGLGAAVDYLSAIGMENIARHEHAITEYAVRRLLEVPDLRIIGPATAEDRGAAISFTLGDIHPHDVGQVLDEQGIAVRVGHHCARPVCLRYGIPATTRASFYLYSTPAEVDALVEGLEHVRNFFG; encoded by the coding sequence GTGACTTCCGCCCATCAGGGGCTGACCGGGCTCCTCGACACCGAGGCGATCCGCAAGGACTTCCCGCTTCTCGACCGGCTGGTCCACGACGACAAGAAGATCGTGTACCTGGACTCCGCGGCCACGTCGCAGAAGCCGCGCCAGGTCCTCGACGCGCTCAACGCCTACTACGAGCGGCACAACGCCAACGTCCACCGCGGCGTCTACACGGTCGCCGAGGAGGCCACCGCGCTGTACGAGGGCGCCCGCGACAAGGTCGCCGCCTTCATCAACGCGCCGAGCCGCGACGAGGTGATCTTCACCAAGAACGCCTCCGAGTCGCTCAACCTCGTGGCCAACATGCTCGGCTGGGCCGACGAGCCCTACCGGGTCGACCACGAGACCGAGATCGTCATCACGGAGATGGAGCACCACTCCAACATCGTGCCGTGGCAGCTGCTCGCGCAGCGCACCGGCGCGAAGCTGAAGTGGTTCGGGCTCACCGACGAGGGCCGGCTCGACCTGTCCGACATCGACGAGCTGATCACCGAGAAGACCAAGGTGGTGTCCTTCACCCTGGTCTCCAACCTGCTCGGCACCGTGAACCCGGTCGAGGCCATCGTCCGGCGCGCCCAGGAGGTCGGTGCGCTCGTCTGCGTCGACGCCTCCCAGGCCGCCCCGCACATGGTCCTCGACGTGCAGGCGCTGCAGGCCGACTTCGTGGCCTTCACCGGCCACAAGATGTGCGGCCCGACCGGCATCGGCGTGCTGTGGGGCCGCCAGGAGCTGCTGGAGGACCTGCCGCCGTTCCTCGGCGGCGGCGAGATGATCGAGACCGTCTCGATGCACTCCTCGACGTACGCCCCGGCACCGCACAAGTTCGAGGCGGGTACGCCCCCGATCGCGCAGGCCGTCGGCCTCGGCGCGGCCGTGGACTACCTGTCGGCGATCGGCATGGAGAACATCGCGCGCCACGAGCACGCGATCACCGAGTACGCCGTCCGCCGCCTCCTGGAGGTCCCGGACCTGCGGATCATCGGCCCGGCCACGGCCGAGGACCGGGGCGCCGCGATCTCCTTCACGCTCGGCGACATCCACCCGCACGACGTGGGCCAGGTCCTCGACGAGCAGGGCATCGCGGTCCGGGTCGGCCACCACTGCGCCCGTCCGGTCTGCCTGCGCTACGGAATTCCGGCGACGACGCGGGCGTCGTTCTATCTGTACTCCACCCCGGCCGAGGTCGACGCCCTGGTCGAGGGTCTGGAGCACGTCCGTAACTTCTTCGGATAG
- a CDS encoding ABC transporter ATP-binding subunit (ABC transporter ATP-binding subunit [Streptomyces albus J1074];~ABC transporter signature motif;~ABC-type transport system involved in Fe-S cluster assembly, ATPase component. Biosynthesis of iron-sulfur clusters (Fe-S) depends on multiprotein systems. The SUF system of E. coli and Erwinia chrysanthemi is important for Fe-S biogenesis under...; cd03217;~ATP binding site [chemical binding];~D-loop;~FeS assembly ATPase SufC; TIGR01978;~H-loop/switch region;~Q-loop/lid;~Walker A/P-loop;~Walker B;~identified by MetaGeneAnnotator; putative) — protein MATLEIHDLHVSVEAENGPREILKGVDLTIKQGETHAVMGPNGSGKSTLAYSLAGHPKYTITGGTVTLDGEDVLAMSVDERARAGVFLAMQYPVEVPGVSVSNFLRTSATAVRGEAPKLRLWVKEVKEAMAKLQMDPAFAERNVNEGFSGGEKKRHEILQLELLKPKIAILDETDSGLDVDALRIVSEGVNRVREGGEVGTLLITHYTRILRYIKPDFVHVFANGRIVESGGAELADQLENEGYDKYVKGGASA, from the coding sequence ATGGCAACGCTTGAAATCCACGACCTGCACGTCTCCGTCGAGGCCGAGAACGGTCCGCGTGAGATCCTCAAGGGTGTCGACCTGACCATCAAGCAGGGCGAGACCCACGCCGTCATGGGCCCCAACGGCTCCGGCAAGTCGACCCTGGCGTACTCGCTGGCCGGCCACCCGAAGTACACGATCACCGGCGGCACCGTCACCCTCGACGGCGAGGACGTTCTCGCGATGTCGGTCGACGAGCGCGCCCGCGCGGGTGTCTTCCTCGCCATGCAGTACCCGGTCGAGGTCCCCGGTGTCTCGGTCTCCAACTTCCTGCGCACCTCCGCCACCGCCGTCCGCGGCGAGGCCCCCAAGCTGCGGCTGTGGGTCAAGGAGGTCAAGGAGGCCATGGCGAAGCTCCAGATGGACCCGGCGTTCGCCGAGCGCAACGTCAACGAGGGCTTCTCCGGCGGCGAGAAGAAGCGCCACGAGATCCTCCAGCTCGAACTGCTCAAGCCGAAGATCGCGATCCTCGACGAGACCGACTCCGGCCTCGACGTCGACGCCCTGCGCATCGTGTCCGAGGGCGTCAACCGCGTCCGCGAGGGGGGCGAGGTCGGCACCCTGCTGATCACGCACTACACGCGGATCCTCCGCTACATCAAGCCCGACTTCGTGCACGTCTTCGCGAACGGCCGCATCGTCGAGTCCGGCGGCGCCGAGCTCGCGGACCAGCTGGAGAACGAGGGCTACGACAAGTACGTGAAGGGTGGCGCATCCGCGTGA
- a CDS encoding ferredoxin subunit of phenylpropionate dioxygenase (Rieske non-heme iron oxygenase (RO) family, Rieske ferredoxin component; composed of the Rieske ferredoxin component of some three-component RO systems including biphenyl dioxygenase (BPDO) and carbazole 1,9a-dioxygenase (CARDO). The RO family comprise a...; cd03528;~[2Fe-2S] cluster binding site [ion binding];~ferredoxin subunit of phenylpropionate dioxygenase [Streptomyces hygroscopicus subsp. jinggangensis TL01];~identified by MetaGeneAnnotator; putative) — translation MEIDGTPVSLVQTGGEVFAIYDICSHANVSLSEGEVEDCQIECWLHGSAFDLRTGKPSGLPATRPVPVYPVKIEGDDVLVSVTQES, via the coding sequence GTGGAGATCGACGGTACGCCGGTGTCCCTCGTGCAGACCGGGGGAGAGGTGTTCGCGATCTACGACATCTGCTCGCACGCGAACGTCTCGCTCTCCGAGGGCGAGGTGGAGGACTGCCAGATCGAGTGCTGGCTGCACGGCTCCGCCTTCGACCTCCGTACCGGCAAGCCGTCCGGCCTTCCCGCGACGCGCCCCGTCCCCGTATACCCCGTAAAGATCGAAGGGGACGATGTGCTCGTCTCCGTCACCCAGGAGTCCTGA
- a CDS encoding FeS assembly protein sufD (Cysteine desulfurase activator SufB [Posttranslational modification, protein turnover, chaperones]; COG0719;~FeS assembly protein SufD [Mycobacterium smegmatis str. MC2155];~FeS assembly protein SufD; TIGR01981;~identified by MetaGeneAnnotator; putative), translating into MAEAQNIPAGSTTAGSIAVAAESTVATRMSAPPSFDVADFPVPHGREEEWRFTPLERLRGLHDGTATATGEGVHVEITAPEGVTVETVGRDDARLGKAGKPVDRVAAQAYSSFEKASVITVAKEAVLTEPIRVTVRGQGGVAFGHQVVEVGAFAEAVLVLDHTGDGVLAANVDYVLGDGAKLTVVSVQDWDDTAVHVAQHNALVGRDATFKSVVVTFGGDVVRLHPRVEYTAPGGDAELFGLYFTDAGQHQEHRLLVDHNTPHCRSNVAYKGALQGQDAHAVWIGDVLIQAKAEGTDTYELNRNLVLTDGARVDSVPNLEIETGEIAGAGHASATGRFDDEQLFYLMARGIPETEARRLVVRGFFAELVQQIGVPDVEERLIAKIEAELEASV; encoded by the coding sequence ATGGCTGAGGCTCAGAACATCCCCGCGGGCTCCACCACCGCGGGCTCGATCGCGGTGGCCGCCGAGTCCACCGTCGCCACCCGCATGAGCGCCCCGCCGTCCTTCGACGTCGCGGACTTCCCCGTGCCGCACGGCCGCGAGGAGGAGTGGCGCTTCACCCCGCTGGAGCGGCTGCGCGGTCTGCACGACGGCACCGCCACCGCCACCGGCGAGGGCGTGCACGTCGAGATCACGGCCCCCGAGGGCGTCACCGTGGAGACCGTCGGCCGGGACGACGCCCGCCTCGGCAAGGCCGGCAAGCCGGTCGACCGGGTCGCCGCCCAGGCGTACTCCTCCTTCGAGAAGGCGTCGGTCATCACCGTCGCCAAGGAGGCCGTGCTCACCGAGCCGATCCGCGTCACCGTCCGCGGCCAGGGCGGCGTCGCCTTCGGCCACCAGGTCGTCGAGGTCGGCGCCTTCGCCGAGGCCGTCCTCGTCCTCGACCACACCGGCGACGGTGTCCTCGCCGCCAACGTCGACTACGTGCTCGGCGACGGCGCCAAGCTCACCGTCGTCTCCGTCCAGGACTGGGACGACACCGCCGTCCACGTCGCCCAGCACAACGCCCTCGTCGGCCGTGACGCGACCTTCAAGTCCGTCGTCGTGACCTTCGGCGGCGACGTGGTCCGGCTGCACCCGCGCGTCGAGTACACCGCGCCCGGCGGCGACGCCGAGCTGTTCGGCCTGTACTTCACCGACGCCGGCCAGCACCAGGAGCACCGCCTCCTGGTCGACCACAACACCCCGCACTGCCGCTCCAACGTGGCCTACAAGGGCGCGCTGCAGGGCCAGGACGCCCACGCGGTGTGGATCGGCGACGTCCTCATCCAGGCCAAGGCCGAGGGCACCGACACCTACGAGCTCAACCGGAACCTCGTCCTCACCGACGGCGCCCGGGTCGATTCGGTCCCGAACCTGGAGATCGAGACGGGCGAGATCGCCGGCGCCGGCCACGCCTCCGCCACCGGCCGCTTCGACGACGAGCAGCTCTTCTACCTGATGGCCCGCGGCATCCCGGAGACCGAGGCCCGCCGCCTCGTCGTCCGCGGCTTCTTCGCCGAGCTGGTCCAGCAGATCGGCGTCCCGGACGTCGAGGAGCGCCTGATCGCCAAGATCGAGGCCGAGCTGGAGGCGTCCGTCTGA
- a CDS encoding FeS assembly protein sufB (FeS assembly protein SufB [Mycobacterium smegmatis str. MC2155];~FeS assembly protein SufB; TIGR01980;~cysteine desulfurase activator complex subunit SufB; Provisional; cl03223;~identified by MetaGeneAnnotator; putative) yields the protein MTTEISHPELEGLGRYEYGWADSDAAGATAQRGLSEDVVRDISAKKNEPEWMLKLRLKGLKLFGKKPMPTWGSDLSGIDFDNIKYFVRSTEKQAESWEDLPEDIKNTYDKLGIPEAEKQRLVAGVAAQYESEVVYHQIREDLEEQGVIFVDTDTALKEHEELFKEYFGTIIPVGDNKFASLNTAVWSGGSFIYVPKGVHVEIPLQAYFRINTENMGQFERTLIVVDEDAYVHYVEGCTAPIYSSDSLHSAVVEIIVKKGGRCRYTTIQNWSNNVYNLVTKRAVAYEGATMEWVDGNIGSKVTMKYPAVYLMGEHAKGETLSIAFAGEGQHQDAGAKMVHMAPNTSSSIVSKSVARGGGRTSYRGLIEIGEGAPGAKSNVLCDALLVDTISRSDTYPYVDVREDDVTMGHEATVSKVSEDQLFYLMQRGMTEQEAMAMIVRGFVEPIAKELPMEYALELNRLIELQMEGAVG from the coding sequence ATGACCACCGAGATCAGCCACCCCGAGCTCGAGGGCCTGGGTCGGTACGAGTACGGCTGGGCCGACTCGGACGCGGCGGGTGCCACCGCCCAGCGCGGTCTCTCCGAGGACGTCGTCCGCGACATCTCCGCGAAGAAGAACGAGCCCGAGTGGATGCTGAAGCTTCGGCTCAAGGGGCTCAAGCTCTTCGGCAAGAAGCCCATGCCGACCTGGGGCTCCGACCTGTCGGGCATCGACTTCGACAACATCAAGTACTTCGTGCGGTCCACCGAGAAGCAGGCCGAGTCCTGGGAGGACCTGCCGGAGGACATCAAGAACACGTACGACAAGCTCGGCATCCCGGAGGCGGAGAAGCAGCGCCTCGTCGCCGGTGTCGCCGCCCAGTACGAGTCCGAGGTCGTCTACCACCAGATCCGCGAGGACCTGGAGGAGCAGGGCGTCATCTTCGTCGACACCGACACCGCGCTGAAGGAGCACGAGGAACTCTTCAAGGAGTACTTCGGCACCATCATCCCGGTCGGCGACAACAAGTTCGCCTCCCTGAACACGGCCGTGTGGTCCGGCGGCTCGTTCATCTACGTGCCGAAGGGCGTGCACGTCGAGATCCCGCTCCAGGCCTACTTCCGTATCAACACGGAGAACATGGGCCAGTTCGAGCGGACGCTGATCGTCGTCGACGAGGACGCCTACGTCCACTACGTCGAGGGCTGCACCGCCCCGATCTACTCCTCCGACTCGCTGCACAGCGCCGTCGTCGAGATCATCGTCAAGAAGGGCGGCCGCTGCCGCTACACGACCATCCAGAACTGGTCGAACAACGTCTACAACCTGGTGACCAAGCGCGCCGTCGCCTACGAGGGCGCCACCATGGAGTGGGTCGACGGCAACATCGGCTCCAAGGTCACCATGAAGTACCCGGCCGTCTACCTGATGGGCGAGCACGCCAAGGGCGAGACCCTGTCCATCGCCTTCGCGGGCGAGGGCCAGCACCAGGACGCCGGCGCCAAGATGGTCCACATGGCCCCGAACACCTCCTCCAGCATCGTCTCCAAGTCGGTGGCGCGAGGCGGCGGCCGCACCTCCTACCGCGGTCTCATCGAGATCGGCGAGGGTGCCCCGGGCGCCAAGTCCAACGTGCTGTGCGACGCCCTCCTCGTCGACACCATCTCCCGCTCCGACACGTACCCCTACGTGGACGTGCGCGAGGACGACGTCACGATGGGCCACGAGGCCACCGTCTCCAAGGTCTCCGAGGACCAGCTCTTCTACCTGATGCAGCGCGGCATGACCGAGCAGGAGGCCATGGCGATGATCGTCCGCGGCTTCGTCGAGCCGATCGCCAAGGAGCTGCCGATGGAGTACGCGCTGGAGCTGAACCGGCTGATCGAGCTGCAGATGGAAGGCGCGGTCGGCTAA
- a CDS encoding hypothetical protein (Arsenical Resistance Operon Repressor and similar prokaryotic, metal regulated homodimeric repressors. ARSR subfamily of helix-turn-helix bacterial transcription regulatory proteins (winged helix topology). Includes several proteins that appear to...; cd00090;~DNA-binding protein [Streptomyces albus J1074];~Predicted transcriptional regulator [Transcription];~identified by MetaGeneAnnotator; putative;~putative DNA binding site [nucleotide binding];~putative Zn2+ binding site [ion binding]), with protein sequence MKNVGEAPAEELATGERSTRNRVARSILDHGPSTVADLAQRLGLTQAAVRRHLDSLVGDNVVEAREKRVYGARTRGRPAKVFALTDGGRDAFDQSYDKLAVEALRWIERNAGGEAAVAAFARDRIEAQAEAYRAAVESAGPARRTEALAKALSADGYAATARHAPVGEQLCQHHCPVVHVAEQYPQLCEAETEIFSRLLGTHVQRLATIAHGDGVCTTFIPDVPQGAEADGDAPDSGGDGDPPGACASDTPQTASSTASASKAGRNPA encoded by the coding sequence GTGAAAAACGTCGGAGAGGCTCCCGCGGAGGAACTCGCGACCGGAGAGCGTTCCACGCGCAACCGGGTCGCGCGCTCCATCCTGGACCACGGGCCCTCGACGGTCGCCGATCTGGCCCAGCGGCTCGGCCTCACCCAGGCCGCGGTCCGCCGCCACCTCGACTCGCTCGTCGGCGACAACGTCGTGGAGGCCCGTGAGAAGCGTGTCTACGGGGCCCGTACCCGAGGCCGCCCCGCCAAGGTCTTCGCGCTCACCGACGGCGGCCGGGACGCCTTCGACCAGTCGTACGACAAACTGGCCGTCGAGGCGCTGCGCTGGATCGAGCGCAACGCCGGCGGGGAAGCGGCCGTCGCCGCCTTCGCCCGCGACCGGATCGAGGCGCAGGCCGAGGCGTACCGGGCGGCCGTCGAGTCCGCCGGTCCCGCGCGGCGCACCGAGGCACTGGCCAAGGCGCTGAGCGCCGACGGGTACGCTGCCACGGCACGTCACGCGCCGGTCGGCGAGCAGCTCTGCCAGCATCACTGCCCGGTCGTCCACGTCGCCGAGCAGTACCCGCAGCTGTGCGAGGCGGAGACGGAGATCTTCTCCCGCCTCCTCGGGACCCACGTCCAGCGCCTGGCCACCATCGCGCACGGCGACGGCGTCTGTACGACGTTCATCCCGGACGTCCCGCAGGGCGCCGAGGCCGACGGCGACGCCCCGGACAGCGGCGGCGACGGCGACCCACCGGGCGCGTGCGCATCCGACACACCACAGACCGCATCATCGACAGCATCCGCCAGCAAGGCCGGGAGGAACCCCGCATGA
- a CDS encoding sensor histidine kinase (Protein of unknown function DUF72; cl00777;~identified by MetaGeneAnnotator; putative;~sensor histidine kinase [Streptomyces himastatinicus ATCC53653]), which produces MTVFAGTCGWQYPDWRGVLYPEGVPQRAWLEEYARRFAAVENDNAFYRLPERETFARWRDRTPDGFVMAVKASRYLTHLKRLKDPEEPVARLMDRAAGLGGRLGPVLLQLPPTLRADPGLLAAALDPFPAGTRVAVEFRHPSWWTDATEGVLAAHGAALCWADVGSRPVTPPWRTADWGYLRLHEGRARPFPSYGRQALASWADRIADTWGDAHEVYVFLNNDAGGAAVRDARAFARVAAARGLPVAAPEEAGEET; this is translated from the coding sequence ATGACGGTCTTCGCCGGCACCTGCGGCTGGCAGTACCCGGACTGGCGGGGCGTGCTCTATCCCGAGGGCGTGCCGCAGCGCGCCTGGCTGGAGGAGTACGCGCGCCGGTTCGCCGCCGTCGAGAACGACAACGCCTTCTACCGGCTGCCCGAGCGGGAGACCTTCGCGCGCTGGCGGGACCGCACACCCGACGGCTTCGTCATGGCGGTCAAGGCCAGTCGCTACCTCACCCACCTCAAGCGGCTCAAGGACCCGGAGGAACCGGTCGCCCGGCTGATGGACCGCGCGGCGGGGCTCGGCGGACGGCTCGGCCCGGTGCTGCTCCAGCTGCCGCCGACCCTGCGCGCCGATCCCGGGCTGCTCGCCGCGGCCCTCGATCCCTTCCCCGCCGGGACCCGGGTGGCGGTCGAGTTCCGCCACCCCTCGTGGTGGACGGACGCCACCGAGGGCGTGCTCGCCGCGCACGGCGCGGCGCTGTGCTGGGCGGACGTCGGCTCACGGCCCGTGACCCCGCCGTGGCGCACCGCCGACTGGGGGTATCTGCGGCTGCACGAGGGCCGGGCCCGGCCGTTTCCCTCGTACGGCCGACAGGCGCTCGCGAGCTGGGCGGACCGGATCGCGGACACCTGGGGGGACGCGCACGAGGTCTACGTATTCCTCAACAACGACGCGGGCGGCGCGGCCGTCCGGGACGCCCGCGCCTTCGCGCGCGTGGCGGCCGCGCGGGGGCTCCCGGTCGCGGCGCCGGAGGAGGCGGGCGAGGAGACGTAA
- a CDS encoding hypothetical protein (identified by MetaGeneAnnotator; putative;~sequence version:1), with product MASPHTAGTVALMWSASPAIRGDIAETEKLLDQSAIDVDDTTCGGTAAKNNVFGEGRLDAYAAVSATPRGALGALSGTVTSGGSAVGDARLSLSGPMRTTIVTGADGSYTLPKLMAGDYTAEVSKFGYVTATGTVTVVEDQSVTKDFAVEQAPSARLTGRVTTEAGPEAGATLVVQGTPVRGTTAADGSYALTLPVGGYDVAVTPVSRCASGTSAGVKLSGDTTRNIELAPRTDTFGTACRLTESAFPTGDTKLTMPNQTTGSATVNLPFPVALYGKTYRTASATTEGVLAFGTSSTSSTNSTLPTTTTPNGALYPFWDNLQLDANSGVYTGVSGTAPHRRLTVEWRDVVIYSNTAQRLTFSAVIGEDGEVSYHYKDIGTGNYENGSSATIGLENATGTDGLLHSYNEPVVTDGNDHKGVEGATVSVRQVGTEVGTATTGADGSYLAQVPATGDKATYDLAFGAAHYAGATAAREAKATGIATADAVLATGRVTADRTAVTEIVPADQSRARELVLTNDGSATAYTVKEKSGASWLRIASAEGDLAAGGTRTVGLTVDTAGATPGSVLTGTLQISSESGRTPLTEVPVTVVVPAYQVAVDAGATAASTDTRGDGWRPDQEYKAGAYGYLGSTGKVATTKAISGTADPELYRSARQGAYEYRFDNLPDGVYQVDLGFAELGNAKPADRVMDVMAEDAEKVSNLDVTLVAGTFAAHDKTFTVEVTDGRLNLRFVGVSGKTLVNSVRVSHRPDLG from the coding sequence ATGGCCTCCCCGCACACCGCCGGCACCGTCGCCCTGATGTGGTCGGCGTCGCCCGCGATCCGCGGCGACATCGCCGAGACGGAGAAGCTGCTCGACCAGAGCGCGATCGACGTCGACGACACCACCTGCGGTGGCACCGCGGCCAAGAACAACGTCTTCGGCGAGGGCCGGCTCGACGCGTACGCCGCGGTCAGCGCCACCCCGCGCGGCGCGCTCGGCGCCCTGTCCGGCACCGTCACCTCCGGCGGCAGCGCCGTCGGCGACGCCCGGCTGAGCCTGTCCGGCCCGATGCGGACGACGATCGTCACCGGCGCGGACGGCTCCTACACGCTGCCGAAGCTGATGGCCGGCGACTACACGGCCGAGGTGAGCAAGTTCGGCTACGTCACCGCGACGGGCACCGTCACGGTCGTCGAGGACCAGTCCGTGACGAAGGACTTCGCCGTCGAGCAGGCCCCGTCGGCCAGGCTCACCGGCCGCGTCACCACCGAGGCCGGCCCCGAGGCGGGTGCCACGCTGGTCGTCCAGGGCACCCCGGTGCGCGGCACCACGGCCGCCGACGGCTCGTACGCGCTGACCCTGCCGGTCGGCGGCTACGACGTGGCCGTCACCCCGGTCAGCCGCTGCGCCTCGGGCACCAGCGCCGGCGTCAAGCTGAGCGGCGACACCACGAGGAACATCGAGCTGGCGCCGCGTACCGACACCTTCGGCACGGCCTGCCGCCTCACCGAGAGCGCCTTCCCGACCGGTGACACCAAGCTCACCATGCCGAACCAGACCACCGGCTCGGCCACGGTGAACCTGCCCTTCCCGGTGGCGCTGTACGGCAAGACGTACCGCACCGCCTCCGCCACCACCGAGGGCGTCCTCGCCTTCGGCACCAGCTCCACCTCCTCCACCAACAGCACCCTGCCGACGACGACCACGCCCAACGGCGCGTTGTACCCCTTCTGGGACAACCTGCAGCTGGACGCGAACTCGGGCGTCTACACCGGCGTCTCCGGCACCGCCCCGCACCGCCGTCTCACCGTCGAGTGGCGTGACGTGGTGATCTACTCCAACACCGCCCAGCGCCTCACCTTCTCCGCGGTGATCGGCGAGGACGGCGAGGTGTCCTATCACTACAAGGACATCGGCACCGGGAACTACGAGAACGGCTCCAGCGCCACCATCGGCCTGGAGAACGCCACCGGCACCGACGGCCTGCTGCACTCGTACAACGAGCCGGTCGTCACCGACGGCAACGACCACAAGGGCGTCGAGGGCGCCACGGTCTCCGTCCGCCAGGTCGGCACCGAGGTCGGCACCGCCACCACCGGCGCCGACGGCTCCTACCTCGCCCAGGTACCGGCCACCGGCGACAAGGCGACGTACGACCTCGCCTTCGGTGCCGCGCACTACGCCGGCGCCACCGCCGCGCGGGAGGCCAAGGCCACCGGGATCGCCACGGCCGACGCGGTCCTCGCCACCGGCCGGGTCACGGCCGACCGCACCGCGGTGACCGAGATCGTCCCGGCGGACCAGAGCCGCGCCCGGGAGCTCGTCCTCACCAACGACGGCTCCGCGACCGCGTACACGGTCAAGGAGAAGAGCGGCGCGTCCTGGCTGAGGATCGCCTCGGCCGAGGGCGACCTGGCCGCCGGCGGCACCCGGACGGTGGGGCTCACCGTCGACACCGCGGGCGCGACCCCGGGCTCGGTGCTCACCGGCACCCTGCAGATCTCCTCGGAGTCCGGCCGTACGCCGCTGACGGAGGTCCCGGTCACGGTCGTCGTGCCCGCCTACCAGGTGGCCGTCGACGCCGGCGCGACCGCGGCCTCGACGGACACGCGCGGTGACGGCTGGCGTCCCGACCAGGAGTACAAGGCCGGCGCGTACGGCTACCTCGGCTCCACCGGCAAGGTCGCCACGACCAAGGCGATCTCCGGCACCGCCGACCCGGAGCTGTACCGCAGCGCCCGCCAGGGTGCCTACGAGTACCGCTTCGACAACCTGCCCGACGGCGTCTACCAGGTCGACCTCGGCTTCGCGGAGCTGGGCAACGCCAAGCCGGCGGACCGGGTCATGGACGTGATGGCCGAGGACGCGGAGAAGGTCTCCAACCTCGACGTCACGCTGGTGGCGGGCACCTTCGCCGCCCATGACAAGACCTTCACAGTCGAGGTCACCGACGGCCGGCTGAACCTGCGGTTCGTGGGCGTCTCGGGCAAGACCCTCGTCAACTCGGTCCGGGTGAGCCACCGCCCCGACCTGGGCTGA